GCGATACTCGCTTTATCAAAACAACCGGATCcaggcggctgctgctgctgcttctctaGCCAGACTTAAGATTCCCTCCCACAGTAAGTGTAAACAGTTCAGccgttaaaaaacaaaaagactaCACCAGTATCATTTTGACTCATTGCCACGTCCCACCATGTTAAAACAAGGTGTTTCAACTAGCTGTACACAGCGCATGGTTTAAAACCTTTACACCCATCTTTTTAAAACGCATTCATATGTAGTGTGGTGAAATATTAGTCCAGATTTGccatattatttatttcaattgataaaaacacaaaagatgAGATTAAATGTGAATCTATTGGTAGGTTTGgtattggatttttttttgttcaattattgttgtttgttttaaacATCAAGTATTTGTCCTGCTACTGGGTAGGCTGACGGAGAAAGTACACCGTGTCCTCAAACATTTTAAGGCACAGAAAATAGGTGGTGATGGCGATGGGTCAGAACAGCACCAATATTGTCCTTTATATACCTTAAATTATGAATCACCAAAAACACTTAAAAATAACtgttaaaaaaaagtgaaaaggAACCCCCGGGCTCCCCAGGGACCCCGATTAGGACACAGAGGAGATGGGGTTCAGAGGCGAACCCATTTGTGTCAGCACCTTGTCCAGCCACTGCAGGGGCCCGTGCAGGTGCACCTCAATCCAGCAGGGGGTGCTAGTGACATCCTGACGGTGGTACTCCGCTCCCCAGCCCTGTGGAATGAGGCAGGAATAAGATCAGCTGAAGAAcactagtaaaaaaaaaactggaaaaACCTTGATACAGACTAAGGTGCAATCCCATAATCCCCTAAATTACAAGACACACGCGTGTGGGTGACTGATTACTTGACACACTATCTGTGTGTCGAGTATGCCCATCCTCGCACATCATCATGCAGCATGACGAATTCAAAGGCACCTTGACGAAGCTCATCCGGATGGTGCACATCTTGGTGAGCTCATAGACGGCCTCGAAGCCGTGGTTGACCGACTGGGCCAGCAGCTGGGCGAACTCCTGGTTGTTGAAGATCTTGAGGCTGCAGCCGCTGGGGATCTTGCACACGGTGGTGGTGTGGAAGCCGTGGTGGTAGTTGCAGTTGCGGCTCTGGACGAAGATGCTGGTGTCGCTGAGGCACTCGGCGTACACCTCTCCCCCGACGTAGTACAGGTGCACACCTGGAGCGGGGCACAAGGAGAGGCTACAGCATCAACAACGGCGGCACACCCGAGGGGCCGTCGATGCACACGTCGGGTCTATGGAGCGGGCGCTACCTTTGCCGATGTGCCGGCGGGTGTTCTCGATGGTGGAGTTGCGGTTGACGTTGGACAACAGGCCGAGGCAGAAGCGGTTCTTGTTGTTCGAGGGGTCGGTGAAGCCGTCCACCAGCACGCTGGTGGAGGAGGCGTGGTAGGCCTCGCCCACGCGGTTGTTGAGCTCGTAGTAGACGATGGAGCACCAGTGGCTGGGTTCCTCGTACTCCACCGGCTGTACGTCTGGGGAGTGGTCGGAGAGGAGCAGAGTGTGAGCCTGACTTTATTGATCTTTTGTTCGAAATTAGTAAATTGTCAGTATCCCCGTCTCAATAATATCCTTATGCTCCAACACCTGGTTTTAACCACTCCAACCCAGCCACCTAGCTGTCACATTTCTAACATGGTATGGTGGTAGTGCAGGGTTGGCCCTATGGCCAGCTAATCTTGGTTCCTTGGGATAGCAGTAGTTTCACAGAACGCATATCGGCTGAGTTCCAAAAGTCTGTGTGGCGGATCGCCTCGCGCTTCCTGACAAGATCAGATGTTTATTGGTACACAAGACATATACATATCAAGCCACTGCATGACCTCATAATCAAACTTATGTCTGATGGTGGTGATTGGTCAGATCATCGACATCACCTTTACCGATGCTGAAGCCTAACTGCTAATGCAGTAATATACTGCTCCATTATTGTGCAACCGACGGGGCTCAGAGCTCAAGGAAAAGGTTGATCCCCAGAGGGAAGAGCAACATCGGAATGATGATTCATCCATTCGTCATGGCAAAGATCTTAAAACGTTTGCATTTATAATGTCTGTAAAAGCTATATACAAGTCTGACTGTCATCACCCATCTGGCTCCGTACTAAGCTGCTTTGGAAGAGCCACTAACACAAGACGTTGCATCAGAATACAGTACAAACACGCATGTTGTTTTGATGCACAAATCTATTTCTTTTTGGGCTAAACTGAAGTTCTAGGGTCATTCTAGGGTCATGGTACATTATGCTAATCAGGTATACGATGGTAGAACCATTAACAAATTGCAGACAAGCAGTTGGCACTGGATTAAGACCGGCACTAATTACAAATCACTTGTTTAAACTAGTTTatcctcacctcacctcagaGGTGAGGTGAGGATATTGCTTTCCTTCATCCCTTCTTGAAATGATTCAACAAGTCTTTGGCGTGCAGGCATCGGAGGCAGATGTAGAGTCCCACAGAACGGCAGAACATGAAGAGACACATGTCGACTATCTACCCGTTACGAATCAATTTAATCTTGCTCTGATAAGAGCCCAGACCAGAAGATGAGCAACTGCCGGCTGACGGCGTGGCTCCCATTACAAGGCTCCACAGGGAGGGGCTCAGTCCAGGCCGAGCTCCACGGAGCGCCGCCACGGCATTCTGGACCGTCAAACACAAGACGGGAATGCTTGTAAAAATGCCAAACAAAACCACAAAAGCACCACAGCAACTGTTCCAAGATGTTTAGGCTTTATAAGTTATGCGCTTTGTATCTGATGCGGAGTCAAGTCAAGAGGTCGCCAGACAGGCCGCATGTCCGGATTATAGAACAGCCACACCAGACCCACTGAATCGGGACCTTCCAGATGAGTCTCTAGCCCCCTTGGACCAAGTGCTGATGGAGCCGAACACAGCTGTACCGTTTAGTCTGGCCTCATCTCACAAGAGAGATCTGACCTGTTATTTGGAACTCACCCACAGACTATCCAAGCGCTAGTGGGAAAAGTAATATATCAAATTATTAGTGCtctcagttaaacgcgttattagcggcgttaacacaaaccaattttaacggcgttaattttttttatcacacgattaacgcaattctttatttttatttatttttttattttttttattttattttttttctttggctcaaaacaaagaagcagtagcctgactgctatgttcaaggcagtatgtttgtatgtttatcgtttaattgcactataggctctttttttgtagtgtcctgttttgatcagtatatgccaatgttgttatcaataaaaaaacatttgcacaaggcaagccgatgcacttctccatgttgataagagcataaaaatgagaaaaatgtataggacaaagaaatcaagggatatttagcatagaaaaaacatttgcgattaatcgtgagtcaactatgacattaatgcgattaaatatttgaatcgcttgacagcactacaAATAATACAACCTAAAATGCTTGCATTTACAAAACCTTAAAAGATTTTGGCGTCTAACGTTCTTATCCAAATGCAGCGTTTTGTTCTCTCAGCAGGACCGACGTCCACCATAGCACGATAAGGGTGTGCCGTTGGGGAGGTGGGCCTCGGgtctctcacctcctctgggCATGTTCAGAGGCACcacggtggtggtgctgctggtctcCATGGACTGGCTGTCTGGGCCCATCTGCTCATCAGGAGGCATGTAGGCTGGGGGCGGGGTGTCGGCTGAAACACACGCATCGCACACTTAGAGGAGACAGTTGTTGCTGCGGGCATATGGTAGCCTTCAatctcgaacacacacacacacacacacacacaccccactttCCCCTCCGGATATGGTGTCAGATTTAACTCATCCGTCACTTGCTGAAGCAACCGTTCCCGGCAGAAGTGTAACTAGAGATTTTTCAAAGCTCCCACGGGAAGAAGCAGTTGTTTGGACAAATGAACGGCGCTAAATGGATCCGAATGCTCATCAGTGGCAGAGGCAACTCTACACAAATGAAGCCCCACTGGAACTGTGAGCTGATGCCATTAAAGCACAGCTTCTCTCTGCCTGATGACGGAAGAGGGCCGCATCAGCAGATCTGGCCCCCAGCAGAATACAACaatgcccccacacactcagCATCACAAGTGTTAATGGTTAATTTAGTTTGAGCACTTAAGAGGGAGCCATCTGGTTCGCTGGTCAAACAAGGCCATATAAGCCATCCTTAGTCATTTGTTGCTCATCAAACCAGGCCGTAAAGATGTCCTCTGAGGTCATGGTAAATCCCTGGTCAGCTCCAAATTTTGTGTTTTTCCCCAATATAAATGAACCAGCATTTTATAAATTGGGGAAAGCTTTGAAGCACAATTTAGTATTTTTTTCTAATAATCTAGAGGGCTCCAACTTATGTACCGAAAACTGCAACCAAAAATAGAAGGCTAAATATTGCACACATATTGTTAGATACGTCAAAGGCAACCATCAGCGATCAGTGAGTGAAATGTTAGAATATTGAGTTGACTGTGCTTGTATGGAACTAACTTTTAGACCGCTCCCGCCTGTATTCTGACCCAGCGAGCATCTCTTCTGATTCGCTTAGGGATCTATCGTGTGCAATACCAGCGTTGTTATAGCGCCCCCACAGGTGAGTGAAGTCAACCCTTCAAAATGGCATAGACCCTTGGTAGGGAGGGAGTGGCTTTGTTTACGTTCATTCCCAACACCGTGCTCTTTTCTGCTATCCCCGTTTCCAACAATCAAATATTAGCTACAACAGCCCGTCTATTCGGTTTACTTCAGTTTTATAATGAacaggatttaaaaaaaattaactcaTGATTGACTTAGAATTTAAATCAACATTGCTTCTACTTTTAAAAATGGAGGGTGCAGCACCACGGCATGGCTTGCCTCCTTCTCCAACGTTTTGTTGTGGGAAACATTTCTACACCCAAACTCCCTGATAAAATACAGCACGTTTTTAGTCAAGCAAATAAGTAGGATTAGTTTTGTAATGGAATTTCTTTGAACCTTTTGATTCATGAAACATTACAAAGAAATgggttgaataaataaaaacatacatgTACTTAGTATTGGGCTTGTGTTTGGAGAAAATTTAAAGGTTGGCTCATCCTCAACAAGTTACAAGGTTTTTGTAGCGTCGAGAACCAAACCCCAGCTGCTACTGAATCTAAGTTAGGAGCTGGATCCTAACCTCCCGCCGGAGGAAAGGGTCCCACCCTGACCTCCTGCGGGATCATCAGCATCTTAACGCCTTGACCCAGCCTTGACGCACACTGCATCCGTGtgcctgcatctgtgtgtgtgtgcgtgtgcgtctggtgtgcgcgcttgtgtgcatgtgcgcgtgtatgcatgcgtgcgtgcgtgtgtatgcatgcgtgcgttgGCGCGTGTGTGCTGCATACCAGGCAGCTGGAATGGACTGGAAGGGCCCGAGCTGGCGGGGGAGTTGGGGTAGGTTCCGCTGCCGGCCGGAGACGACGGGTAGGGGGAGTTGGGGGAGACGGGGaaggacccccctcccccgccgctgCTGCCGGCGCTGTGCGGCTGCTGGAAGGACTCTGGGAAGGTGGCGTTCAGGGGCATGTGCGGCTCGTTGTGGGTGAGGTTGCGGAACTGCACCAGGAGGCTGTGCTGCGGGTTGAACTCGCTGTGGCGCGGCACCAGCACCGGGGGAagcactgggggggaaacagaAACAAGACGACTGAGTAACGCATCATCCATCATCAGGTGGGGGCGGGCCAGCGGCAGAGTGCCTGAACATGTGGAGACTGTGGCTGCGACTTTATTATTTTAAGAACAGGTTTTGTTCGACTCATCATTTTGGTCTATCAACGCCATAGAGAATAGAAAATATGAATACCAATTCCTCATGTTCTTCCAAAGTATCTCTTTTCATACAGCGTCAAGAACATTTGAGTGTGTggagcaaacccccccccccccccccccccccccccacacacacacacacacacacacacacacacacacacacacacacacacacacacacacacacacacacacacacacacacacacacacacacacacacacacacacacacacacacacacacacacacacacacacacacacacacaggtttgttTACTTCTGTTGCCCTGGCGTTATTTAATAAAGCTGTTAGACATCACAGTGATTAATCTGCTGAGCAGAGCAGCAGGACAGCCACTggttgaaatgtgtttttggaGAAAAGAAAAATGGCACATATCTGTTGGTTGGTCAGATAATTATGCTCGGAAGGAAAAATATTGTTGCTTTTGGCCCATTTTCCTGTGATCCATAACTTTATTATACTATTTATAACATTGATACTATTTCTTTGCGCAAAATATGACTAGACGGTtcatttttcatgtaaaaaaaaatgcaacaaCATTTACTTGCACATGACACAGCCATGATTAAATTCCTTCCAGGCTGCAAAGGCCTCGCTGAATACTTATCTAGTTGGAGACGTGAGGCAGAGTAGGCCATCACCAAGCTTATCAGAGACATTGCACGTCATCATCCAAGGCCACACTGCCATAACCAGCCAGTGACAAACTTCAGTTTGTTGAAATGTCTCCCTGCCCAACTGGTCAGTAGCGAGCCAGCAACACCCGGGTGCGATGGCGTCAACAGACAATAGCCACAGCCAACATCAGGGGTGCTTTAGCTAGCATTGCTGGAGCTAAAGTCACATAGTATCGTCTGTGGTGGATGGTGTGAGCaagggagagatagggagcTGGTGATGGCAGCATTGGCGGGAAAAAGCGGAAGAGTGGAAATAGACATTTAGAAAGCCTCTTTAAGCGGCCACACCCCAGCTGAAGTGCCCGAGCCATATAATCCAATaagaacagaaaaaaagaaaaagacaagcGAGTTGTATTGATTTCCTGCGATGTGCCCGGGGTCGGCTGGAATGGAGCGGTGCGATTGAGAATCTCTTTACAGTGCCCCGGCTGCAGCCCTGAGCTGCAGGCAGACCCACTCTACGGCCGCTCTCTGAGAGAGCGCAACCAGAGATAATAAAATAACGAGGACAATTATGGATTAAAGTGCGTTCCTCATTAACCAAACGTTTACTGTAGGCGTTCTTGCCCGTGTTAAATTGATTTAATAAGAACCCCTAAAGAGACGGCGATATTATCAAGACGCAAAGTATTCAACGCTTGCTTCATACTATACTTCCTACACAAAGCTAAGGACtgtcacaaaaaacaaaaccttCACTACTTTCTGAAGAGAATCTGGGTCATGTTCAAAgatagaacaaaataaaaaagacaagcaacctgtgtgtgtgtgtgtgtgtgtgtgtgtgtgtgtgtgtgtgtgtgtgtgtgtgtgtgtgtgtgtgtgtgtgtgtgtgtgtgtgtgtgtgtgtgtgtgtgtcagtcatccacaaacaacatcctGACTCTAGCCAATGTCAGAGCCTTCATTCTACACAGCGTGTCATGACCTACCAGGACTCTCCACCCTCTTGTAGTGGTAGGGGTTGATGCAGACCTCCTTCTGTTTGGAGCCAAACGGGAACTCGCACACCTCCAGCGGCTTGAGCTCGTGGTGGGACTGCAGGTCGGGCCAGCGCCACACACGGCAGTAGATGACGTGGGGGAGCCCCTTCCGGTGGGACACCTGAAGCCGGCCGTCCAGCGAGCGCGGGATGGTGACACACTTGCTGGGCTGCCCGGGGCTGCTCAGGGCCTTCTCCAGGTCCTCCATGgcgcccttcttcttcttcagcttcTTCACCAGCGCGTCCACCGCCTTCTCGGCCCACTTCTCCTCCTCGTCGCCCTGCTTCCAGCCCAGCAGCCGTTTGACTGCCGGGCTGGTGAAGGAGAACAGGCTGGACATCGTGGTCATGCCGGCGGGCTCCAGGGGGGCGGGTGGTGCGGGGCGGGTGGGGCAGCGGGGAGACCGGGCTAGCGGGCCCGATTGATGCGGCCTTGTGGCGGGTCCAGGTATGTAGCACCAAGGTGACGCCCGTCAGACTACAGTCAGAGAGCCTTCAGCAGTCGATTCGGGgaaatgtgcgtgcgtgtatcaGAGGGCCCCGCGGAGACGACGGGCCAGGTGGgtgggtccggggggggggcggggcatggGGTAACGTAGCAGGGTCTCTAGCCTCTGGTCTGACCAAGGCCAGGAAGCCCGGGGAGGGACGGGAGGCAGCAAGCAGGACGCAGCTGCCGCCGCTCAGGAAGGGCCCGCAGCAGGCTGGAGGGCCGGGTACCAGCCTGCACagggaggggagtgtgtgtgcgggaggaggggggagggcaatTTGGGACGCAGAGGGATGAGCTTCAGAGGGCCGGGGTGTGTCCTACTAAACACAATACCCTCGGCGAgaggacaaaaaaataaaaataaaggaaaaagtAAGGATGCGTCCTCATGCAACTTCTCCTCGACTCTCCTGCTGTCCCTCTGTTCTGATTGGACCAACGGTGCCCTCCTCTCTCAGTGCTCTAGTCCATGTGTTTCCTGTAGAATGACGACATGAGAGGAAAAGCATTCAAACAGATTGATAAAGACAACGTTGCCATGATTGGCCTCACACGTGTGATGTTTGTGACCAATAAAGTCTAGTAAAGAATAACAGCCCGTTTCCCATGGTTGTAACATAGTGTCTGCGAGAGGGTGACTCAGTTAAGACACGATTGTATTTTACCAATCATAAAACAGTCATGCATACGGAAAGTCCAACTCATGCAATCTTTTAGCCTTGGCCTTACCGGGCATTGAGTTTGAAATGAAGCATCCGAATGAATTTAATCCTTTGCCAGCATTGTCAAACCATTACAGCACTAGAACGGCGCACTATTGGAGAAACGCTGCCTCATCAGCCATCAGGGTGAGCTTGCGTTGCGACAGAAAGGCCCTCCCTCAAAACCAACTGGGTAAAAGTCGGGTAGCACGACGTCGACGCCACTCCGAACAACGCTCTCTATTCAATCAAACTCGACAGATAAAGGAGGAGTCTGCCTGGAGCCAGCGCCCCGGGCAGGTCGACCAGCGGCCCAGACAAAGGACAGGACAGATGCGGCGGCGGGGACAGGCGACCGGCTGTATCCTGCTCCCAGGAGCGGCTGCAGCTGTGCCGCGGCTCGCCTGTGAAGAGGGGGACGCTGGCCAGGCCCCCCGAGGAGGATGTGACCACAAAGGGCCGCTTCCTCCGCCGGCCCATCTCTTCCCTCCATTCCAGCGCACAGCTGTCCCGTCGGCGTGGCAGCCCGCTCTCACGCCTCATTGTTCTGCAGGAAGCCAGGAGGAAGCCTCCCTAAAGTAGGACAGCGAGctccaaacaaaacaatgtcTGTCGCTTCCCCCTCGTCCTCCAAAACACGCTCTTAACAATAATTTCAACACACTTATTTGTAACAAAGGCCAGGCCCACGGAGGAGGCGCGCTGGATTCCCATTGAGTCTCCATTTCCTAGTACAGGCAGGGTGCTGTGATGAGGGGAATCTTGGTCGAATCAATCCAATAACTGCACCCAGTGTTGACACAATAGCAGAGTTAGGACTTCGATACCTGCCTAAATATCGATACCGATACGATACCATGGCTAAAACCTACAACATCAGGAGCGCAGAGCTCCTCCCAGGAGCCGGTGTTTAGTAGTTTGTGTTCAACCTGCTATAGTGCACTACTAAAAAGTCGCAGGGTGATCATCAGGGGGTTGAGCATCAAGTTTTTTGTTAGTTTGTGCTTTCTTTTTAGTTTCTTTATATATTTAGATGTGTTTTTGGCCATGAACATGTTTTATATAGCAAGAATGATATGATTATTGTAAATAATTAGATCACGGTCAGTGTCATTCAAGCGTTTACATGCCATGCAGTAATCTGATGTCCCCTACCCCTCTCCTTGAGTTTTTGGTTTTCGACACAAATTCTTTACTTTTTAACACATGGTAGTTTCTTCATTATAAATTGCAAGAAATATCAATCACAATGTGCATTACACAATCGAAATGGTTGCTTTGACCCCATGGTGTAGTCATGTCAGTCACCCAAGGGGCAGTGGAGAGCTAAGCTGCGGGAGTACTTTCGAAGGAAGCTTGAAAATGATGAGTGAATACTCTCCGGTGCACTGCACGCACACATTTGGCAAAGCAGGACATTGAAAATATCATGTGTTTTGCTCTCAAATGCTTCTTCACCGTAAAATGTTGTAGTCTTTTGCTAATTATCAGTTTACCTGCCTGATGTTCGGTGAATTAAGTAAGCAGAGCACTTCATTCAGACAGAGACAACGTGCCGTCAGTTTATAGAGTTACTTGCAAAAAAGGCCTCTGGTTTTCAAATGAAAGCTAGCATGCACATGAGAAAATAATAACTGACGACATGCCCACAATGTCTGCAGAAAGTGAATTTAAagcaatgaacacacacacttaaagtaCCTCTACTAATAAAATGGGAATTGTACCAGTTTAAATGGCATGGTGTTTTTATCTGGTTCCAGTATCGATATACCGTGCATCACTAGTCACACCCAGAACCAAAGTGCTGATCCAAAGAACCCTATCAGATAACATTCACACCAAGATGATTATCTGCCATTCACACCTATTGCAAAATAGAAACGTAAACCATAAGTCCCAGCACAACGACATCCGTACAGACAGGATGTATTTTGAAAGATATAAACTTTGAACTCTGGCAGGTTGGTTATACAACTACAACCAAAAAACAAATGTCTTTATCATTAAGAATAATGATCAAGTAAAGGGGACTTGTATGCAAACTGTTCAACGAGGGCAACTCAACATGCCTAAGGCTTACATTAACATTAGAGATGTTCCGATAGCTATACCAGTATGCCTCCGATACGGCCTAAAATGCAGTACCGGGTATTGGCGAGTATGCACAATTATGTGCCATTCTGATCCTGTGACTAGCTTATTTATTACACAGAAAAAGAACATCACAAACAGGTGCAGTGTTGTGTTGCATTAATTATGTTTGGAGGTGTGAAGTTTGAAAACGCGTCACCCCAACCTACTTGCGTTTGAGCTACCAAGTCAGAATAACATGGATGCTTACGTTAAACTACAAGTATACAAAGTTTTATAATAAATTATCTAGGTTGACTGACAAAATAGATAATAAAGGAAAGTTCTAAAGAAGTCATTCTCTGTGCTTTTACATTAATATTACATTAGACTTCTTTCATTGGGATAaaagaggcttttatccaaagcaacttacgaGTTTGTACATTTTGTTGGCAGTAAGTGAACCGACTATACAATCCCATCGTCCTAAGAGAACCTTTCAGCAAGAGCaagtagtattagtagttacaatgccagttgttgtgttggtttgtgtttgaCAAATGGTTCAACCCGAGCCCAACCATACAACAATCATACCAAATCCATAGTAGTACTGTGTTAAATAAATTAATGATATATATCCCCAAAACAAAATCATATTCAGTATCAGCCAATACTCAAGTTTATGAAGCACATCCCCATCCCATACCCCTCTGACCAGTAGAACCATCATTCCATACCCATCCGACCAGAAGAACCATCCCATACCCCTCTGACCAGTAGAACAATCCCATACCCCTCTGACCAGTAGAACCATCCCATACCCCTATGACCTGTAGAATCATCCCATACCCCTATGACCTGTAGAACCATCCCATACCCCTCTGACCTGTAGAACCATCCCATACCCCTCTGACGAGTAGAACCATCCCATACCCCTCTGACGAGTAGAACCATCCCAAACCCCTCTGACGATTAGAACCAGTAGAACTATTGCATACACCTCTGACCCGAGGGGAGTAGGGTCCGGGACGCCAAGACCATGGAAGATGATCCGTGACAATTCACAAAATCAAAAAGGAGAACGTCAAAAATAACTAGTACAATGTCAAAAATATCAAACGTTTCCCTTTCTTAAAAGGATAGCGGTAAGGTCATCCAGACCCCCGCGGTAAACAGTAAGACCAAAACCAAGAGCAAAACACAGCGGTGGCTAACTAGCCTAGCTACTAAAACACGCCAATATCAACATTATCTACGGTCTTCAGAGACCGCCACACTCCACCAACTTTTAGTAGGAGTACTTTAGCAGTCTTACCCGTTTATCAGACACCGTCTATCTCTCGTCCAAGtacaaaaataaactttttGACCCTACATTGGATAACTtgccccctttctcctcctcctccattccaCAGAAACTTTTCCGACCGCTTTGCTGAGCTAACGGAGCTAGCGTTAGCTCCATGTAGAGTTAGCTCTGAAAAGCGGTGGGTCCAGCTAGCTCCATGGAGCTAACAGAGCTAACGCTAGCCCCGCACAGCGCAGGGACGAGTTGGGACCCCGAGGATGTACCAGTAATCCGCATTTTTACaacttgaacacacacaaaacgttgAACAACATACCGTCATATGTACACCAAACGACCCTGAGTGAGTCCACATGTGGTTAATGATTGTCCCGGGTT
The DNA window shown above is from Gadus chalcogrammus isolate NIFS_2021 chromosome 10, NIFS_Gcha_1.0, whole genome shotgun sequence and carries:
- the smad5 gene encoding mothers against decapentaplegic homolog 5; its protein translation is MTTMSSLFSFTSPAVKRLLGWKQGDEEEKWAEKAVDALVKKLKKKKGAMEDLEKALSSPGQPSKCVTIPRSLDGRLQVSHRKGLPHVIYCRVWRWPDLQSHHELKPLEVCEFPFGSKQKEVCINPYHYKRVESPVLPPVLVPRHSEFNPQHSLLVQFRNLTHNEPHMPLNATFPESFQQPHSAGSSGGGGGSFPVSPNSPYPSSPAGSGTYPNSPASSGPSSPFQLPADTPPPAYMPPDEQMGPDSQSMETSSTTTVVPLNMPRGDVQPVEYEEPSHWCSIVYYELNNRVGEAYHASSTSVLVDGFTDPSNNKNRFCLGLLSNVNRNSTIENTRRHIGKGVHLYYVGGEVYAECLSDTSIFVQSRNCNYHHGFHTTTVCKIPSGCSLKIFNNQEFAQLLAQSVNHGFEAVYELTKMCTIRMSFVKGWGAEYHRQDVTSTPCWIEVHLHGPLQWLDKVLTQMGSPLNPISSVS